Part of the Sorghum bicolor cultivar BTx623 chromosome 1, Sorghum_bicolor_NCBIv3, whole genome shotgun sequence genome, AAAATGGGAAATGATATTTTTCCTAGCTCTTTTGAGAATAACCTGGTGGAAAAATTTGGTGTTTCTGTCACCCGCACTGGCCCAGTTTTTTTTGTATCTTTGTCTATGGTAGGCTTCTTCTTTGGCTAGAATTTATTCATGCTGAGCAGCTAGGAATTTTTGGAGGGAAATGTTGCTTTGGGTGGGTGGTTGAGATTGGGCTTTGAGAAGTTTTTCCTCAATCCATTTGAGTCTGGAGGAGTTGCTGGGCTTGGACTTACTCCATTTTCGAAGGTCATTAGCAAGGTAGTGGGTTTTTAGGTGGAAAGGCCTCGCGGCAGATTTGGACCAGCTTGCCTTAGCAATTTGGCTGTAATCATCAGTTAGCAACCACCAATTTTCGAACCTGAAAGGCTTGCTTATTTTCCTGCACACAGAGTTAGTAACTGCCAGAATAGGAGCATGATCACTGTAAAGCATGGGCAGGTGATAAACAGAAGTATTCGGAAAATTTGAGCACCAATCCGTATTTGCAAAGAATCTATCGAGTCTCTCATAAGTAGGAGAAGAATTGAATCTCTTGTTAGACGAAGTATAAGCCGGGCCTTGGTAACCAAGATCAAAGAATCCACAATCTTTAACTAAACAACAGAAATTAGATATTAGGCGCTCGTTGGCTGGTCTGGGACCCAGCTTTTCAGTTACATGCATAATGTTGTTCATATCCCCCATACAGATAATTGGAAGATCTTGGTTGTCTGTTACAAAATGCCTGATTTGTTCCCAAATCCAGGCGGTGAGGCGACGGTGAGGGTCCCCATAGACACACATAAGACCAAACTTTTTCCTAACATGCTTATGATAACAAACTGCTAAGAAATAGAAATTACATGAATCGACAACCGAAACTTCTACTTGATCCCTAGATAGAAGCCACAGACCACCCGAAAGACCTTCAGCTGAAATAGTATAGGCATTGTCAAGATTAAATTTATTAAGTAATTCAGTCCTGGTTATCTTAGAGTTCTTGGTTTCAGAAATAAAGATTACCTGAGCATTGGTGGACATGATGAGCCTGGCGAGATGGCGCATTTTTGGACTGTCAAGGCTCCCGCCGACGCCCTGACAGTTCCACGCCAGGAGACTCATGGCGTCCGTGGCGCCTTGAGGGCTGGCGCCTTAGCCCCTTGAGCATGTTGTGGAACTCCTGTGTCTTGTAGTAGATGAAGGGGAAGAAGGACACCCCCGGTGTGTAGATCACTGACGGGAGTGGAAGCTTGAAGCTCTAGAACAGGGCCTCCCCcttttccctttccattgctgcCAGAGCCAGTATCGCTATCCATTTCCCGGTGCACCACATCCTGATGAAGAATCTGAGAAACACACAGGTTCAGTACTGAGCTATCCACCTCCATTTCACCATCACCTGCGCACTGAGCTTCTCCTGACTCATGTATTGGCCCTTTGACAGAATCGCATATGGCCTTGTTAGCAGGAACAGCCACACTGTCTCCCGGATCCCCCCTATGAACAGAGCAGTTGCTGAGTGGAGAAATGTGTTGGTCGGATTGCTGAACCATTGCCTCATGTTCGGAGCAGCGAAGAAAAAGTAGAGGCTCCCCTTGCGCGGTGGGTTCACAAACTCCACTCGGCCGTTGGTCCCACCTTGAACGGCGTGACCTAACCCTAAACCTtccttcatcttcttcttcatgtCCTCTGACAATGGAGGTGGCGTCGGAGAGATTCTCTTCTGAGGAGGGTGAACGAGGGCGGCGAGTACCAACATTTTTACCTTGACCTTCCTCCAAGCTGAGCCCGACTTCTCCTGTTTGTTGTCCTCTGGGgttgcttcttcttcctctgccTCTTCCAGTTCGTCCTCTGGTGATTATTCTTCCTCTTGAGAAATCCCCATCTCAAGGTCCGCCGGGTTCTGAGAAACCTGAGCTTCTTCCTCTATCTCCGTCAGATCCGGCAAGTCTGGGGAAGAAGCCAGCAGATCGGCTATCCCCACTTTCGGGTCCTACAGAGCTTCGAGGATGCCCTCCATGGCTGGTGGTGTTGTGCTGGGGGAGCTGGTCGAGGAGATTGCATCTCCGGTTGGTGAGAGGAGGAGAATGGAGCGGAGAGCAAGGGTTCTGAGGAGCAGGTGGCGGAGTGGATGGGTTATGGGGAGGGGTGGTGGAAACATTTGCGGTGGCCGTAGTTTGTTTGTTGCCATCAAATATCATCGTTGATTCATAGGCAGCGATTGATGGAGCATCCGCAGGCCTGCCATGAGAGAGAAGAGCTCGCTGAGGTTGCGTGACGGCAGGGGTGTACAGAAGCTCAGCAGCCTTGTGTCCAAGGGGCCTCACAAGGGTGCTGTTCACACTAGCCTTCTCACGAGCCCTGGGGTGGAGCTCAAGAACAGCAGGAGAAGAGTTAGAACCCCCTCCTAAATTTTTGAGATGGGAGGTGGAAGAAGAACAAGGATAGATAGAAGGCCCCAAGCCAGAATGAGGACTTCCCACAGAAAGAGGATTTACTTGGGAAATGCGGCCAACCAACTCTTGGGGCAGGTTAACTTCACCAGGGTTATGGGAACCCCGGTTGCCCTTGGCATCCAAGGACTGGGGTGGGTCATCACCCATGTGAGCATCATTGAGGCCCGAGGGAACCTGTGTAGTAGGTGCAGGATGTGACGGTATAGAGGCAGTGTTTCCTCGGGCAGGTTCCTCCTGACCCGTTGCTTGACATAGCTGAGGACCCGTTGCTTTGGCAAGCGTGTTAGTGGCTACAGCGGTGGGAACAGTGGTTGGAAAAGGTAAACAAAGTCGGCTCCTGTCACCGGCGCAAATAGGGTCGCCAGCAGTAGCACAGTGAGGCCCAAAAGATGAATGAATAGTGGGTTGGCCATCATGCAAAGCCTTGTTTTCAGGCATGAGAGCAGCGAACTTCTGCCGGACATGATGAAGCAAGGAGGGAACAGTGGAGGCCCTAGCAGCCGCGGCATTGACCTGGGAATTGACCTGATCAACAGGGATTTCAGAGATTTGGGTCATCCAAGGCCCATGAACAATGAAAGGGATTTCAGCAGCAGTATCTTTAGGGGTGGAGAGCAATTTCCTCTCTCTAGCAAGGCAGCTGGAGGCATTGTGGAAGAATGCTGCGCAGAAGGTACAGATTTTCGGGATTTTTTCGTAATGAACAAAGATGTTGACAGAAGCATCGGAAGAAATAGCAATCTTAACTCTGTCAACAGCTTTTTTGGTAACGTCAATCTTGGCTCTCACCGGGACGAATAGGGGATCGCGGTTGAGAGGGCCATTGGTGAGTTGATCATAATCAGAGGGAAGAGCCACCTTGGAAAGGATAGTGTTAATGAGGGGAACAGTTCTAAGGTCGGAAGGGACACCATAGAGCCTAATGGTAGCATGGATGAACTGGAAGGTATAGCTTGAGATTGGTTTGGTGGGATCAAACCATTCAAAAATAAGAACGTCCCTTCTACCAACTATCCAAGGTTGGCGTTTGAGCACATTCAGCATTTTACTGTGAGTCTGGAAGGAAGCAAGGAAGAGGTTGCTGTGTACCTCGTTAATGGCCAAATAGTTGTCACCCCAAGCTTTCCTCATATCCTCTCTTATAGCATGGAGAGGAACTCGCCTAGCTGGAACCGAGGGAGCAACTTGCACCAGCAACGAGAACTCAGATTGAACTTCATCTTCGAACTTTGTTTGGGAGGATATCTGAAGGGACTGCATAGCACTGGAGAGGTCAATTTCTGGCGAGTCATCAGGCGGGGCGAAAATGGCTGGGTCAGGAGGAttgggagggggaggggggttGCTGTTTGAGTTGGAGGGAATCAAGTCCATGATACCAGCAGGGTGGACAGGaagaaaaagacacaaagattggAGAATGAAGGACATCAGGGAACACAAACTTATAGGGATAAAGAATCAAGGGTAAAAGgggaaagaagaaagaagagcaAAGGAAACCCGCAGAGAAAAGACGAAGAGCCAGAAAGGCAAAACCAACAACGAGAGAAGGGAAAAGAGAAGGCACTAGGAAGGAAGAAAGGCTCAGAGGATCAGAGAAACAGAGAAGTTCAAAAggagagaggggaggaggacaacaaaggaaGAGAAACAGATCGAAGGAACAGAGGAACAAGGGAGAAAGAGAGCAGCTACAGGAGCCACGGAAGCCGGCCTAGCCCAAGCCTACGTCGTTGAGTCCGCTTTCGCATCCAGCCCGCCGGCGACGTCAGCGCTTACATGGACCTCACCAGGCTCCGGCTGCTGGCTGCAGCCTCCACAAGTGCACAGGTCGAGAACTCGCTCGCATAACACTACGATCCGTTCAAAAAGAAAACTTTCTTTTAAGTAGTGAAACAGTTTTTAGTTTGATCATATTTACATAAAAGACTAACATTTATAAAGGCAAAGAAATATTATTAGACTAATGGTGATAAATagattttcatagtatatctatttatgAACACAAATATTAATaactttttttctataaatttattgCTCCACAGTCGCCTAGGCTATTGCCCCACAGTCGGTCATCCTTGACACCCAACTCACTCACATCCTAAACCTTGAAAAAGAAATCATCATTGTCTGTCCTACCTACTATACAGTACTCTCAGATATGAAAATGGTATCTGGAGAGTGGAGACTCGAGATTGATCCCTCCACCTTCTCATATCCTATgcctaaaaaaaaaatcatcattATCTGCTCTACCTCCTaatattatatgaaaataatTGCCCTCATCGCTGTAGCTTCTTTAGGCTGCAATCGCGGCTGCCGCTGCAAGAAAACAACTATTATATACTATAGCTAGTAGTACAAACAGCTGCAACCACAGCCTAATAAGCTGCAGTGAGAATTTTGAATAACCTCTAGACAACTATGAGGCGACCGTGGTCACCGTCCTCGTCACCCTAACTCACAATCAGATGTTACAAAACAGAACGAATCCCCATTTCTCGATCTACTCAGCATCATCAGATGTGGAAATAGTGTCTAATAATAAAGATTTAATTGTAGCAAACTTCCACTCTTCCAGGCGTCGGCGATCAGAAAAATCATTGCATGGAATAGCGGTCGTTCACACATCTTTGTTTTTTCCCCCAAATTTCGAATAAGAAACTGTCggagaaaaaaaaaggtctTATCCTGCCAATAAATCAATTGAGACTTTGAGAGTGGGTTTCTTGGAATGCTCTTACTTTCCGCCGCCATGACAGTGACAGCCTCCGAACATCGCTCATGGTGTTGGCGGTTGACTGCTCGTCTGGAACCCGTGTTTCTTTGGGCCTAAAATATTacataataaatatataaaatgtaaacAAAGCGAGGGCACAGCCTGCACTGAGCTTATATTAGTACCCTGATGATCGAGGTGTTGTGTGCACTCACTCCAGGAAGGAGGGGGGGTGGTGGTTATCGTAAATCGTCATTGATCGCGTCATCGCGAGGCTGCGAAGATGGGGAAggaggcggcggcagcagcgttgtcgtcgacgacgacggtgGTGCTGGCCGTGAACGGCAAGCGGTACGAGGCGGCCGGCGTCGACCCGTCGATGTCGCTGCTGGAGTTCCTGCGCACCCAGACGCCCGTCAGAGGCCCCAAGCTCGGCTGCGGCGAAGGTATGTACGTATATGTGATGTCAGAGCGCCATTGTTGAGCCTTACAGTATGGCAGCATCCGAGCCAAACAGAAGAGAGAACCTTCCAAGCACACATATAAGCTTTCCTTCGAGTTTCCTATCATGGGCAACGACGGTAGTTGGACAAGATACCAGTGCCTTTTCGTTTCATGATCATGCATGGCACTAGCTGCCATTATCTTTCGTCCATTTTTCATCACTTGGAGTTCCCAGTGGATCTAGCTAGCTTCCATTTTCCATGttcctcctttcttttcttttcttttcttttttttttttgcttgggAGTTGGGATGTCACCATCACACGGATTACAGGAATCTTAATACGCGCAGATTAGCAGCAATAAAAATCCATCTACAAGAAAACTAATCAAAAGAATTAATTAATCAAAGATACTTAAGAGTATTTATGTAGGGAAAGGAAAGGTAGAGATTGATAAATCTATGCTCACGGACTTTTCATTATCTAATGGCTTAGATTAAATCAAAGAGTCTATGCCTAATATAATTGTGAGATTAATCcacaaaaatagaaaaataagaaAACACACACATTGTTGGATTTTATGATGATTAGTCTTAGATTAAATCAAGAATTTGATATATACTTCCTCTAAGACAATTTAAGAGAACACTCAAACGATGCATGTACTCATAGATTATTTCAATTATAGAATTGTTCCTCAAATTGTAGCTTCCTTTTTAACAAACCTTGCGAAATCAAAACATAGTTATTATGTAGAATACATTGTATTTCAATACAAATTTTAGAAGCCATATGCGCTCTGTTtcaggacagagggagtaataCAATGATAAGattaacaaaaaaaagaaaatatcctACACCATTATATTTAAGATAATTTAATTGCCAAAGATAACAAAAAAGTCCATGTAAAGAAAGTAGAtttgaaataataaaaaaataagaaaaaataatTTCATTTTCATGTAAGTTGAGAAAGAAATACTTAAATACTGATTCCATCTAAAACACACAActacaaaaggcaaaaaaaaatatttttttttgaaattaatgTAAAGAAAATGGTACCTATATAATGTGTCCATGTAAACTATAATTAGTAAAATGCTAAATTCAATACAAAAATCTAtggaaaaataaataattttcttACTTTGGGAAAAGTATCTAATGAGAAGTTTAATGTATTATAATAAGTAAAATTACCACATCGGCCATATATAATCTAAATTATGGCCAACTATATTTATCAAATGAATTGAAATAAGTAAATAATAATGAAAACTACAATATAGATAGAATTGGTATGAAAATAGGTATAGTAGTGTAGAATTCAATCGACACACTCCAACTTATAGTaataaaaaaacacaaaaaCGTTATAGGAGGGATTATAAGCATGCACAATAGCTATCCAACCTGAACATCAACGTCTTGGCATGCCCATGAAAAATTATTCAGGTCACTACTACCTCCTCCATCATGCTCTATGCCTCGCCAGCTCAGTATGTCTTCTTGTAGTGGCTCTAAGCTAGGCATGCAATTTTTTTCGGTGTTCGTGGCGGGGAAATTTTACGTCTCCAGTGACATGGGTGAATGGAAATAACCAAACAAAATGTTGATTCCAACAATTGTGGCTAAAAGCTCACAACTTTCATGGCAGTGACCCAGGCAAAAAATACATATTCCATCCTGTGACCTGTATTTGTTCTCAGGCAGGACCGCAGAACTGGACAGACCATTGTAGTTAAAAAGAATAATTATGTTTTACAAAAAATCATGTATTATATTTGGGACATACTACACAGGAAGCTAATACTACAAGAAACTGGGGTTATCTTTTGAGCTATACTATTTTTCTTATAACGAAGTTACAGTTTGAACTCTGAATGACCCAAGTGCACTTTTTAAACTGGAATTAGCATCAGCTTCTACTTTCATCTAGTGAAGATAAAAGAGCTAACCTACTCCACTTTTACCATTCACCTTATGGCAGGTGGCTGCGGTGCATGCGTGGTCCTCATCTCCAAGTACGACCCGGCCACCGACGAGGCGACCGAGTTCTCGGCAAGCTCCTGTCTGACGCTGCTCCACAGCGTGGACCGTTGCTCGGTGATCACCAGTGAGGGCATCGGCAACACCAAGGATGGTTACCACCCCGTGCAGAAGCGCCTGGCTGGCTTCCACGCCTCTCAGTGTGGCTTCTGCACGCCTGGCATGTGCATGTCCATCTTCTCCGCTCTCGTTAAGGCCGACAAGAAAGATGGCCGCCCCAACCCACAAGCAGGCTTCTCCAAGCTGACCACCAAAGAGGCTGAGAAGGCAGTCTCAGGCAACCTTTGCCGCTGCACTGGCTACAGGCCCATCGTCGACGCCTGCAAAAGCTTTGCCTCTGATGTTGACCTCGAGGACCTGGGCCTCAACTGCTTCTGGAAGAAGGGTGACGAACCGGCAGAAGTCAGCAAGCTGCCCGGCTACAACAGTGGTGCCATCTGCACTTTTCCAGAGTTCCTCAAATCTGAGATCAAGTCCACTCTGAAGCAGGCGAATGATGTTCCAGTTGCAGTCTCTGATGACGGCTGGTACCATCCTAAGAGCATTGAAGAGCTCCACAGGTTGTTTGATTCCAACTGGTTTGATGAAAATTCTGTGAAGATTGTGGCTTCAAACACTGGGTCTGGAGTGTACAAGGATCAGGACCTCTATGACAAGTACATTGACATCAAAGGAATCCCAGAGCTTTCAGTCATCAACAGAAGCAGCGAAGGAATTGAGCTTGGATCAGTCGTGTCCATCTCTAAAGCTATTGAGGTGCTGTTAGATGGAAGTttggtcttcagaaagattgcTGATCACCTAAACAAAGTGGCTTCACCGTTTGTTCGGAACACTGCAACCATAGGTGGAAACATAATCATGGCACAAAGGTTGCCATTCGCATCAGACATTGCAACTGTACTACTAGCTGCAGGTTCGAAAGTCACAATCCAGGTTGCTTCAAAAAGGTTGTGCTTCACTCTGGAGGAGTTCCTGCAGCAGCCTCCATGTGATTATAGGACCCTGCTGCTGAGCATATTTATCCCAGAATGGGGTTCAGatgatgtcacctttgagactTTCCGAGCAGCACCTCGTCCACTTGGCAATGCTGTCTCATATGTCAATTCAGCTTTCTTGGCAAGGACTTCAGTAGATGCAGCATCAAGGGACCATCTCGTTGATGATATATGTCTAGTGTTTGGTGCGTATGGAGCCGATCATGCTATTAGAGCTAGGAAAGTTGAGGATTACCTGAAGGGCAAAACAGTGAGCTCGTCTGTTATACTTGAAGCTGTTCGGTTGCTTAAAGAGATTGTTAAACCATCAGAAGGCACAACACATCCTGAGTATAGAATCAGCTTGGCTGTCAGTTTCTTGTTTACCTTCCTATCCTCCCTTGCCAATAGCTTGAATGAATCTGCAAGGGTTAATGATCCCAATGGTTCTTATAATAATGGAGACACAAACGGCACCATTGAGCACTCACCAGAGAAGCAACTTAAGTTGGACAGCAATGATTTGCCAATACGATCAAGACAAGAAATATTTTTCACTGATGAATACAAGCCAGTTGGCAAACCAATTAAGAAAGCCGGGGCAGAGATCCAAGCTTCAGGTAAACAATCTTCTTGCGAATTTGCAATACACAAATAAATATGTTCATAAGTTCACCATAACCTTTTTCTTCACCATAGTCTTATTGGAAGACATCATATAATGATCCTTCTGTTCAttccaacctcattaagttttAGTCATCGCTGAACTGTTCAATAAGCTCCATCCCTGATCATTTTTAGTGTCTGCAGTTTCTCCACAAGATAACGTCCTTAACAATAGTTTCTCCACAAGATAACGTCCTTAACAATAGTCCTTTTACTCACACAGGGGAAGCTGTGTACGTTGATGATATTCCTGCTCCCAAAGATTGCCTCTATGGAGCATTTATCTATAGCACACACCCTCATGCCCATGTAAAGGCTATCAACTTTAAACCATCTTTAGCTTCTCAGAAGGTCATCACAGTTATCACTGCAAAGGATATTCCCAGCGGTGGACAAAATGTTGGTTACAGCTACCCAATGTTGGGAGAAGAAGCACTTTTTGCAGATCCAGTTGCTGAGTTTGCTGGTCAAAAAATCGGTGTTGTGGTAATGTTTCCTAAGTTCTCTTTCACAAAAGTATTCTTATGTTTATGTCTTTCCAACCCTGCTGCATCATGTTGGTTTTTCAATCACTCAGATTGCTCAAACACAGAAGTATGCCTACATGGCGGCAAAGCAAGCCGTCATTGAGTATAGCACAGAAAATCTGCAGCCACCAATTCTGACAATAGAAGATGCAATCCAACGAAGCAGCTACTTCGAAACCCTCCCATTTTTAGCTCCAAAGCCAGTTGGTGATTACAACCAAGGGATGTCTGAAGCTGATCACAAGATTTTATCAGCAGAGGTGCATACTTTGTAATGTTTAAAAGGGATGTATACTTGACCTTCCCACAAGGCCAAACAACTCATGCTTGGTATTTTTTTCTACAGGTAAAAATTGAATCCCAATACTATTTCTACATGGAGACACAAGTGGCACTAGCTATTCCTGATGAAGATAACTGTATAACCATCTATTCATCGACACAATTACCCGAGGTCACACAAAATGTGGTTGCAAAGTGCCTTGGCATTCCATTTCATAATGTCCGCATCATCACCAGAAGGGTCGGAGGAGGCTTTGGTGGAAAGGGATTCAAAGGAATGCCTGTAAGCCCTAAATAACTAGAGCTCATGCTGAACTATTCTATTCTCAACTACCAATGTACCGCCAACTAATATTCATAATGTGATCAGATTGAGACACAATGTGTTATACATGACTATGAATTCCCTCTTTGTCAGGTCGCATGTGCATGTGCGGTTGCTGCATTCAAGCTACAGCGTCCAGTTCGGATGTACCTCGATCGCAAGACAGACATGATAATGGCAGGCGGTCGGCATCCTATGAAGGTGAAGTACTCCGTTGGGTTCAAGTCAGATGGCAAGATCACAGCCTTGCACCTTGATCTTGGGATCAATGCTGGAATATCCCCGGATATGAGTCCAATCATCGCAGCACCTATTATAGGTGCTCTCAAAAAGTACAATTGGGGCAATCTTGCATTTGACACCAAGGTCTGCAAGACAAATGTTTCATCAAAATCGGCAGTGAGGGCTCCTGGAGATGCACAGGGCTCTTTCATCGCTGAAGCCATTATTGAGCATGTTGCCTCGGCACTTTCAGTCAGCACTAACACCATAAGGAGAAAGAACCTTCATGATTTTGAGAGCCTTGTGGTGTTCTACGGAGATAGTGCAGGTGAAGCTTCTACATACAGCCTTGTTACCATGTTCGATAAGTTGGCCTCCTCTCCAGAATACCAACACCGAGCTGCAATGGTGGAGCACTTCAACAGAagcaacaagtggaagaagcgtGGCATTTCTTGTGTGCCAGTTACATATGGGGTGCGGCTTCAGCCAGCTCCAGGCAAGGTGTCTATCATGAATGATGGTTCCATTGCTGTTGAGGTTGGAGGGGTTGAGATAGGCCAAGGGTTGTGGACAAAAGTGAAGCAGATGACTGCATTTGGATTGGGACAGTTGTGTCCTGATGGCGGCGAAAGCCTCCTGGACAAGGTGCGGGTCATACAGGCCGACACATTGAGCATGATCCAGGGAGGGGTCACCGGTGGGAGCACCACTTCTGAAACTAGCTGTGAAGCAGTTCGACAGTCGTGTGTTGCGCTCGTCGAGAGGCTGAAGCCAATCAAGGAGAATCTGGAGGCTAAGGCTGGCACAGTGGAATGGAGTGCCTTGATTGCTCAGGTGAGCATTGTCAATTCCAATTTTCTCATTGCCATGCCAAGAAGAACAATTGTTTAAGCTTTGTCGCCTTTCTTTGAGACATTAACAAACAACAAGCAATAGCACTACCAATTTAGTGAGGAGACACTACAGTTCTGACAAACACAATATTTGTTTGTATTTCAATTGGCCATGTCATTTTACTAATCACTTGCAGGCAAGTATGGCGAGTGTGAACTTATCTGCGCATGCATACTGGACCCCTGATCCAACTTTCACAAGCTATTTGAATTATGGAGCTGGCGTTAGTGAGGTACCCCTTATCCAAATTGCATGAAAAAGCACTGCAAGCCCAGTTAGCAAGTCCAAATTGTTGGAGGCTGCAGCTTCAGTCCTACCCAATGCTGACACACGATTGGAAATTTCATCACAGGTGGAAATTGATGTCCTGACAGGAGCAACAACAATTCTAAGGAGTGACCTTGTCTACGATTGCGGGCAAAGCTTGAACCCTGCTGTCGATTTGGGCCAGGTCAGCCCCAAAATAAAACCTGCACCTGCTGTTCACTTCAAAGGAAATATGCTGCTCCTCTAAACATTATCCATCATTAACACAGGTGGAAGGTGCATTCATCCAAGGAGTAGGCTTCTTCACAAACGAGGAGTACGCAACCAACTCTGACGGGTTGGTTATCCACGATGGCACATGGACATACAAGATCCCCACTGTCGACACCATCCCAAAGGAGTTCAATGTTGAGCTAATCAAGAGCGCCCGTGACCAGAAGCGTGTCCTCTCTTCCAAAGGTAAGCATGTTCTCACAATTCAATCCCCTTCCATTCCCACATACTATTAGCTGCAATTTGGAACTCACCAACAATTGTTGCCTGCAACCTTGACATAATATGCTTGGGATTTTTGTTTGCAGCATCGGGTGAGCCGCCACTTCTTCTAGCTTCATCGGTGCACTGTGCAATGAGGGAGGCCATCAGGGCCGCCAGGAAGGAATTCTCGGTCTGCACTGGTCCAGCGAACTCCCCCATCACGTTCCAGATGGACGTGCCGGCGACGATGCCTGTCGTCAAGGAGCTCTGCGGCCTGGATATTGTGGAGAGGTACCTGGAGAGCGTGTCCGCTGCCAGCCCAACAACCACTGCGAAAGCATAAATCCAGTAGGCGCACTGCCCATGACATGCCGAGCTTGCCTGTGTGTTAGCTCTGATGTACAGAAGAAGAGGTAGCAATGGCGAGCTGTGATCTTGTGAATCAGGATTCATGAACAGTAGAGGGAAAAACAAAGTAAATAAGTGTTGGGCAGGCGAATGTGTAGATGAAATCATGTGATTCAACtggattttgaaaaaaaaaatgcaatgcATCTTCATTCGTACACCTAGGTTCGCACAATCGCACTACTTACCTTGCCACCTAGGTTAGCCCTCGTCGCGACCTTCACCGCCAGCTTCTTCCTCGCGCGCTGGGTGGATGCGGGATAGGGTTGGCACAATGGCACCTTGGCACGGCCGCGGTGCattccggccgccgccgccgccgccgccaacatAGACAGTCTCGGGTAACCGGCGCTGTCGGCTGTGGCTTGGTGCGACTTTGGTCTCTCTTGATTCTCAGGCCTTTTTAAGTTTCGCAAAAAAAATTCTAATTCACATTTTACGGtaaatacatgaagcattaaatataaataaaaaactaattatacagttcatCAGTAATTtacgaaacaaatcttttaaacctagttagtttattattagataatatttatcaaatacaaacgaaagtgctacagtatctattttgtaaaaaaatagaactaaacaagaccttaagtcagaaaacaaaaattactgatatttataactataataattagtaagtatctaattatgaactaactaactaaacttaaaagatttatttcataaaacatatagaaactatataattaattattttttatttatatttaatatttcatatctAAATATTAAATGAGTTGGTAAAAAGTCGACTTTTAATCTAATGGATGTCCC contains:
- the LOC8084128 gene encoding indole-3-acetaldehyde oxidase, with translation MGKEAAAAALSSTTTVVLAVNGKRYEAAGVDPSMSLLEFLRTQTPVRGPKLGCGEGGCGACVVLISKYDPATDEATEFSASSCLTLLHSVDRCSVITSEGIGNTKDGYHPVQKRLAGFHASQCGFCTPGMCMSIFSALVKADKKDGRPNPQAGFSKLTTKEAEKAVSGNLCRCTGYRPIVDACKSFASDVDLEDLGLNCFWKKGDEPAEVSKLPGYNSGAICTFPEFLKSEIKSTLKQANDVPVAVSDDGWYHPKSIEELHRLFDSNWFDENSVKIVASNTGSGVYKDQDLYDKYIDIKGIPELSVINRSSEGIELGSVVSISKAIEVLLDGSLVFRKIADHLNKVASPFVRNTATIGGNIIMAQRLPFASDIATVLLAAGSKVTIQVASKRLCFTLEEFLQQPPCDYRTLLLSIFIPEWGSDDVTFETFRAAPRPLGNAVSYVNSAFLARTSVDAASRDHLVDDICLVFGAYGADHAIRARKVEDYLKGKTVSSSVILEAVRLLKEIVKPSEGTTHPEYRISLAVSFLFTFLSSLANSLNESARVNDPNGSYNNGDTNGTIEHSPEKQLKLDSNDLPIRSRQEIFFTDEYKPVGKPIKKAGAEIQASGEAVYVDDIPAPKDCLYGAFIYSTHPHAHVKAINFKPSLASQKVITVITAKDIPSGGQNVGYSYPMLGEEALFADPVAEFAGQKIGVVIAQTQKYAYMAAKQAVIEYSTENLQPPILTIEDAIQRSSYFETLPFLAPKPVGDYNQGMSEADHKILSAEVKIESQYYFYMETQVALAIPDEDNCITIYSSTQLPEVTQNVVAKCLGIPFHNVRIITRRVGGGFGGKGFKGMPVACACAVAAFKLQRPVRMYLDRKTDMIMAGGRHPMKVKYSVGFKSDGKITALHLDLGINAGISPDMSPIIAAPIIGALKKYNWGNLAFDTKVCKTNVSSKSAVRAPGDAQGSFIAEAIIEHVASALSVSTNTIRRKNLHDFESLVVFYGDSAGEASTYSLVTMFDKLASSPEYQHRAAMVEHFNRSNKWKKRGISCVPVTYGVRLQPAPGKVSIMNDGSIAVEVGGVEIGQGLWTKVKQMTAFGLGQLCPDGGESLLDKVRVIQADTLSMIQGGVTGGSTTSETSCEAVRQSCVALVERLKPIKENLEAKAGTVEWSALIAQASMASVNLSAHAYWTPDPTFTSYLNYGAGVSEVEIDVLTGATTILRSDLVYDCGQSLNPAVDLGQVEGAFIQGVGFFTNEEYATNSDGLVIHDGTWTYKIPTVDTIPKEFNVELIKSARDQKRVLSSKASGEPPLLLASSVHCAMREAIRAARKEFSVCTGPANSPITFQMDVPATMPVVKELCGLDIVERYLESVSAASPTTTAKA